A genomic window from Nitrospiria bacterium includes:
- the rpsG gene encoding 30S ribosomal protein S7, whose amino-acid sequence MPRRSAISQRVVNPDPRYNDKMVSKLINVIMRKGKKSTAEKICYQAMDFIKTKTGNDPLKVFKTAMDNVKPMLEVKSRRVGGASYQVPVEIRPNRRLALALRWLTLYAQQRSGKSMQEKLASEILDASNNTGGAIKKKEDTHRMAEANKAFAHYRW is encoded by the coding sequence ATGCCGAGAAGAAGTGCGATTTCACAGCGGGTCGTGAACCCGGATCCCCGGTACAACGATAAAATGGTCAGCAAGCTGATCAACGTGATCATGCGCAAGGGGAAAAAGAGCACCGCGGAGAAGATCTGCTATCAGGCGATGGATTTCATTAAAACGAAAACGGGGAACGATCCGTTGAAGGTTTTTAAGACGGCCATGGACAATGTGAAACCCATGCTGGAGGTCAAATCTCGTCGGGTCGGCGGCGCCTCCTACCAGGTTCCCGTGGAGATCCGCCCGAACCGACGCCTGGCTCTTGCGCTCCGATGGTTGACCCTGTACGCCCAGCAGCGTTCCGGTAAAAGCATGCAGGAAAAGCTGGCCTCTGAAATTCTGGACGCGTCCAACAACACGGGCGGAGCGATTAAAAAGAAGGAAGACACGCACCGCATGGCGGAGGCGAATAAGGCCTTCGCGCATTATCGCTGGTAG
- the rpsL gene encoding 30S ribosomal protein S12 gives MPTINQLVRQGRKLAKGKTKSPALKGSPQKRGVCIRVYTTTPKKPNSALRKVARVRLTNGMEVTTYIPGVGHNLQEHSIVLVRGGRVKDLPGVRYHIVRGALDTVGVQNRKQGRSKYGAKRPK, from the coding sequence GTGCCGACGATAAATCAGCTGGTGCGACAGGGCAGAAAGCTTGCGAAAGGAAAAACGAAGAGCCCGGCTTTAAAGGGTTCGCCTCAAAAGCGGGGGGTCTGCATCCGGGTGTATACCACCACCCCCAAGAAACCCAATTCCGCCTTGCGCAAAGTCGCCAGGGTGCGGTTGACCAACGGGATGGAAGTCACGACGTATATTCCCGGTGTCGGCCATAATTTGCAGGAGCACTCGATCGTCCTGGTCCGGGGAGGGCGCGTGAAGGATCTCCCGGGGGTACGGTACCACATTGTGCGCGGCGCCTTGGATACGGTGGGCGTGCAGAATCGTAAACAGGGCCGTTCGAAGTACGGAGCGAAACGGCCCAAGTAG
- the rpoC gene encoding DNA-directed RNA polymerase subunit beta', whose amino-acid sequence MEGIRSFFEKPKEPVSFDAIRIRIASQDKILSWSYGEVKKPETINYRSFKPERDGLFCAKIFGPTKDWECNCGKYKRMKHRGIVCDKCGVEVIQSKVRRERMGHIALAAPVAHIWFLKGVPSRIGNLLDMSLKQLERILYFEAYVVVDPGQTDLKEKDVLTEDKYRQLVQEHGSEFKASMGAEAIRELLKRVDIEGLWKELHAKVKEADSTALKKKHTKRLKVVEAFRKSGNKPEWMIMDVIPVLPPELRPLVPLDGGRFATSDLNDLYRRVINRNNRLKRLIELKAPGVIIRNEKRMLQEAVDALFDNGRRGRAIKGPNKRPLKSLSDMLKGKQGRFRQNLLGKRVDYSGRSVIVVGPDLKLNQCGLPKKMALELFKPFIFHKLEEKGYVTTIKSAKKMVEKEKPEVWDVLEGVIRDHPVLLNRAPTLHRLGIQAFDPILVEGKAIQLHPLVCAAFNADFDGDQMAVHVPLSVEAQIEARVLMMSINNVLSPASGKPIMVPSQDMVLGCYWLTKERLGAKGEGKIFSSKEEVRVAYDAREIEEHAKIKVRINGSLTETTVGRVVFSEILPESLPFNTVNRVMTKKDVMKLIDVCYREGGHRETVILLDKIKDIGFFFATKAGISICIDDMHIPEKKEELIDRAQREVMEIEKQYADGLITNGERYNKVIDIWAHVTELVASEMMKELGGTGGNGKAAKKEQREFNSIYMMADSGARGSTQQIRQLGGMRGLMAKPSGEIIETPITANFREGLTVLQYFISTHGARKGLADTALKTANSGYLTRRLVDVSQDMIVSEDDCGTVDGIEVSALVEGGEIVQPLEERILGRIVAEDVRDPLTNEVIVEAGKEMDEDRVKAIVDAGIDKIKIRSVLTCQCRRGVCVKCYGRDLARGKLVEKGEAVGIIAAQSIGEPGTQLTMRTFHIGGTASKVVEQTILEAKNTGTLKFLSYDAKKNTDIHNAGIAVRNKEGEWVVMNRNAKIAIYDERGREKEKYSVVYGARIKIKDGGRVEVGQKLVEWDPYSLTILTEVSGKIAFGDIIENVTMKEEVDEVTGLSRKVIIDYPGSDFRPRVSIKDDSGKTAKISGASVARYLLPAGAHILVEKGAHVFSGDVLAKIPRETTKTKDITGGLPRVAELFEARRPKEQAVISEIDGTVEFGGFVKGMRKVIVKNEMGDVRDYYIPKGKHVSVHEGDWIHAGEALMDGSANPHDILDVLGPKELQKYLVDEVQEVYRLQGVAINDKHIEIIVRQMLRKVKIEEPGDTEFLIGSQIEKSVFAAENEKVMAQGGKPAIGKPILLGITKASLSTDSFISAASFQETTRVLTEAAINGKMDDLTGLKENVIVGRLIPAGTGLDAYRETFVNFPPMPVEEVPAESLTEGGEGKDLALKENLP is encoded by the coding sequence AATTACCGCTCGTTCAAGCCGGAGCGGGACGGATTGTTCTGCGCAAAAATCTTCGGGCCGACCAAAGATTGGGAGTGCAATTGCGGCAAGTACAAGCGCATGAAGCATCGCGGGATTGTCTGCGACAAGTGCGGCGTGGAGGTCATCCAGTCCAAGGTCCGTCGCGAAAGGATGGGACATATTGCGTTGGCGGCGCCCGTGGCTCACATCTGGTTCCTCAAAGGCGTGCCGAGTCGAATCGGCAATCTGCTGGACATGAGCCTGAAACAACTCGAACGGATTCTTTATTTCGAGGCTTACGTCGTTGTCGATCCCGGTCAGACCGACCTGAAAGAAAAGGACGTTCTGACCGAAGACAAATATCGCCAGTTGGTTCAGGAGCACGGGAGTGAATTTAAAGCCTCCATGGGGGCGGAAGCCATACGCGAGCTTCTCAAGCGGGTCGATATCGAGGGGCTTTGGAAAGAGCTCCACGCGAAAGTAAAGGAAGCCGATTCGACCGCGCTGAAGAAAAAGCATACGAAGCGATTGAAAGTCGTCGAAGCCTTCCGGAAATCGGGCAACAAACCCGAATGGATGATTATGGACGTGATCCCGGTTCTTCCCCCGGAACTCCGGCCGCTGGTCCCCTTGGACGGGGGACGCTTTGCGACCTCCGATCTAAACGATCTCTATCGCCGGGTGATCAACCGGAACAATCGGCTCAAACGGCTGATTGAACTGAAGGCGCCCGGCGTCATCATCCGGAATGAAAAAAGAATGCTTCAGGAAGCGGTCGATGCCCTGTTCGACAACGGCCGTCGGGGAAGGGCGATCAAAGGACCCAATAAGCGGCCCCTAAAATCGTTGTCCGACATGCTCAAGGGCAAGCAGGGCCGGTTCCGCCAAAACCTGCTGGGGAAACGGGTGGACTATTCCGGTCGTTCGGTGATCGTGGTCGGTCCCGATCTGAAGTTGAACCAGTGCGGTCTGCCGAAAAAAATGGCCCTGGAATTGTTCAAGCCCTTTATCTTCCATAAACTGGAGGAAAAAGGCTACGTGACCACCATTAAAAGCGCGAAGAAAATGGTGGAGAAGGAAAAGCCCGAGGTCTGGGATGTTCTGGAAGGCGTGATCCGCGATCACCCGGTGCTTTTGAATCGCGCTCCCACGCTTCATCGTCTCGGCATCCAGGCCTTTGATCCGATTCTGGTCGAAGGAAAAGCGATCCAGCTTCATCCCCTTGTCTGCGCGGCGTTTAATGCCGATTTTGACGGCGATCAAATGGCCGTGCATGTCCCGTTATCCGTCGAGGCCCAAATCGAGGCCCGTGTACTGATGATGTCCATCAACAATGTTCTGTCTCCGGCCAGCGGGAAGCCGATCATGGTTCCCTCCCAGGACATGGTGCTCGGCTGCTACTGGTTGACCAAGGAGCGCTTGGGCGCCAAGGGTGAAGGGAAAATCTTTTCGAGCAAGGAAGAGGTCCGCGTTGCCTATGATGCGAGGGAAATCGAAGAACACGCCAAGATCAAGGTCCGGATCAACGGCTCCTTAACGGAGACCACCGTGGGCCGGGTCGTTTTTTCCGAGATCCTTCCGGAGAGCCTGCCGTTCAACACCGTCAACCGGGTCATGACCAAAAAGGATGTCATGAAACTGATCGATGTGTGTTACCGGGAGGGCGGCCACCGTGAAACCGTTATCCTGCTGGACAAGATCAAGGATATCGGATTTTTCTTTGCGACGAAGGCCGGCATCTCGATCTGCATCGATGACATGCACATTCCCGAGAAAAAGGAAGAGCTGATCGACCGGGCGCAGCGGGAGGTCATGGAAATCGAGAAACAATACGCGGACGGTCTTATCACCAACGGCGAGCGCTACAACAAAGTGATCGACATCTGGGCCCACGTCACCGAGCTCGTCGCCAGCGAAATGATGAAGGAGCTGGGAGGCACCGGGGGCAACGGGAAGGCCGCGAAAAAGGAGCAGAGGGAATTCAACTCCATCTACATGATGGCCGATTCCGGGGCGCGCGGCAGTACGCAGCAGATCCGGCAATTGGGCGGGATGAGAGGTTTGATGGCGAAACCCTCGGGCGAGATCATCGAGACCCCCATCACGGCCAATTTCCGCGAAGGCTTGACGGTGCTGCAGTATTTCATTTCGACCCACGGGGCCCGAAAAGGCTTGGCCGACACCGCCCTGAAGACGGCCAATTCCGGTTACCTGACCCGCCGCCTCGTGGACGTTTCCCAGGATATGATCGTCAGCGAAGACGACTGCGGCACCGTGGATGGGATCGAGGTGAGCGCGCTGGTGGAGGGCGGTGAAATCGTCCAACCGCTGGAGGAGCGTATCCTCGGCCGGATTGTCGCCGAAGACGTCCGGGATCCGTTGACGAATGAGGTCATCGTTGAAGCCGGGAAAGAGATGGACGAAGACCGTGTGAAAGCCATCGTGGACGCCGGCATCGACAAGATCAAGATCCGTTCCGTTCTAACCTGCCAGTGCCGTCGCGGCGTCTGCGTCAAGTGCTACGGCCGGGATCTGGCTAGAGGGAAGCTGGTGGAAAAAGGGGAGGCGGTGGGGATCATCGCCGCGCAATCGATCGGCGAGCCCGGGACGCAGCTGACCATGCGGACGTTCCATATCGGCGGAACGGCCAGCAAGGTCGTGGAGCAGACGATCCTGGAGGCCAAGAATACCGGCACCCTGAAGTTTCTCAGTTACGATGCCAAGAAGAACACGGATATTCATAACGCCGGAATCGCCGTGCGAAACAAGGAAGGCGAGTGGGTGGTCATGAATCGAAACGCCAAGATCGCCATTTACGACGAACGCGGGCGGGAAAAAGAAAAATACTCGGTCGTCTACGGCGCGAGGATCAAGATCAAAGACGGGGGACGGGTCGAAGTGGGCCAAAAGTTGGTGGAGTGGGATCCCTATTCGTTGACGATTCTGACCGAGGTGAGCGGCAAAATCGCCTTCGGGGACATCATCGAGAACGTGACCATGAAGGAAGAGGTCGACGAGGTGACGGGGTTGTCTCGGAAAGTGATCATCGACTATCCCGGATCGGACTTCCGTCCCCGGGTTTCCATCAAAGACGACTCGGGAAAAACGGCTAAAATTTCGGGGGCCTCGGTCGCGCGGTACTTGCTGCCCGCCGGCGCCCATATTCTCGTGGAAAAGGGGGCCCATGTCTTTTCGGGCGATGTGCTGGCCAAGATTCCCCGCGAAACGACAAAAACCAAGGACATCACCGGCGGTCTTCCGCGCGTCGCGGAGCTTTTCGAGGCGCGTCGACCGAAAGAACAGGCGGTGATCAGTGAAATCGACGGCACCGTTGAATTCGGCGGCTTTGTGAAAGGCATGAGGAAGGTGATCGTCAAGAATGAGATGGGCGACGTCCGGGATTATTACATTCCGAAGGGAAAGCACGTCAGCGTTCATGAAGGCGATTGGATTCATGCCGGGGAAGCCCTGATGGACGGCTCCGCGAATCCCCATGATATTCTCGACGTATTGGGGCCCAAGGAGCTGCAAAAATACCTCGTGGATGAAGTGCAGGAAGTGTACCGCCTTCAGGGTGTGGCCATTAACGACAAACATATCGAGATTATTGTCCGGCAGATGCTGCGGAAGGTGAAGATCGAGGAGCCGGGCGACACCGAGTTTCTCATCGGCAGCCAGATTGAGAAGTCCGTTTTTGCCGCGGAAAATGAAAAGGTCATGGCGCAAGGCGGCAAGCCGGCCATCGGGAAACCGATTCTGCTGGGCATCACCAAGGCGTCGCTCTCGACGGACAGCTTTATATCCGCGGCGTCCTTCCAGGAAACCACCCGGGTGCTCACCGAAGCGGCCATTAACGGAAAAATGGATGATCTGACCGGATTAAAAGAAAACGTCATCGTCGGCCGCTTGATCCCTGCGGGCACGGGATTGGATGCCTACCGTGAAACATTCGTCAATTTCCCGCCGATGCCCGTGGAGGAAGTCCCGGCGGAATCCCTGACGGAAGGGGGGGAGGGGAAGGATTTGGCCTTAAAGGAAAACCTTCCGTGA